From Novosphingobium decolorationis, one genomic window encodes:
- a CDS encoding sugar transferase, translating into MSQKTYHTGPGPLAGQSFALATGGGPLGAMGTASGPEPGTPSALQHAVWRLFDILIATAILVLIAPFLLLLTALLFLNDPGPVFYAHRRVGYRGRFFPCLKFRTMRTDGDEILQRYLAENPAARRELAVTCKLRDDPRVTAVGAILRKFSLDEFPQLFNVLAGQMSIVGPRPVVLSEVERYGRQFEVYCRVRPGLTGLWQISGRSDVSYATRVRMDIDYVCRKGLALDLWLLVRTIPAVACSRGAY; encoded by the coding sequence ATGTCGCAGAAAACGTACCACACTGGGCCGGGGCCTCTGGCGGGACAGTCTTTCGCTCTTGCCACAGGGGGCGGGCCGCTTGGCGCGATGGGGACGGCTTCGGGGCCCGAGCCGGGCACGCCCTCGGCGTTGCAGCATGCGGTCTGGCGGCTGTTCGATATTCTGATCGCCACGGCAATCCTTGTGCTGATCGCCCCGTTTCTGCTGCTGCTCACCGCGCTGCTCTTCCTCAACGATCCCGGGCCGGTCTTCTACGCGCACCGCCGTGTCGGTTATCGCGGACGCTTCTTTCCCTGCCTCAAGTTCCGCACCATGCGCACCGATGGCGACGAGATCCTGCAACGCTACCTCGCGGAAAACCCCGCGGCCCGGCGGGAACTGGCCGTGACCTGCAAGCTTCGGGACGACCCGCGTGTGACCGCGGTCGGTGCCATCCTTCGCAAGTTCAGCCTCGATGAATTTCCCCAGCTCTTCAATGTCCTGGCCGGGCAGATGAGCATCGTGGGGCCGCGTCCGGTGGTTCTCTCCGAAGTGGAGCGCTATGGTCGGCAGTTCGAGGTCTATTGCCGGGTTCGTCCGGGGCTGACCGGGCTGTGGCAGATCAGCGGCCGCAGCGACGTGTCCTATGCCACCCGTGTGCGGATGGACATCGATTATGTCTGCCGCAAGGGGCTGGCCTTGGACCTCTGGTTGCTGGTCCGGACCATTCCGGCCGTCGCCTGTTCACGCGGGGCGTACTGA
- a CDS encoding endonuclease/exonuclease/phosphatase family protein, whose product MRLRIWLVRLAVLGLAIAGLVLLLPKLAGHWPYLGLAALIHVPAMWLGLASTLGLLARRVRRAQLSPSRFGLTGVGLVGIALILIVALQPATRVPALCPPNAPRLTLAWLNALHVRRPDLIRRWLQRARPDVIGLAEMRSGAAGLDAYLARNYPFVQNCQRKGECSTRLYTHIPPTGKLGLARGDAEQRRTLSGAGLVFPASPGTRAWSIAAVHLSRPTSPEAQARELREFDARMGADADTLILGDFNLSPRLPVLRDFVARNGLAIARADQPTWPLELGKRRLEGLWQIDHLLTGRHWHVESFKTSPWLGSDHRGFIARVCRVN is encoded by the coding sequence ATGCGCCTGCGCATTTGGCTGGTTCGGCTCGCGGTCCTGGGCCTGGCCATCGCCGGGCTTGTCCTGCTCCTGCCGAAACTGGCCGGACATTGGCCGTACCTGGGACTTGCCGCCCTCATCCACGTGCCGGCGATGTGGCTGGGCCTGGCATCCACGCTTGGTCTGCTCGCGCGGCGAGTGCGCCGTGCGCAGCTCAGCCCTTCCCGCTTCGGCCTTACCGGGGTCGGGCTTGTCGGGATCGCCCTCATCCTGATCGTTGCCCTGCAACCTGCCACGCGCGTCCCGGCCCTGTGCCCGCCGAATGCGCCGCGGCTGACCCTCGCCTGGCTCAATGCCCTCCATGTGCGGCGCCCCGACCTTATCCGCCGGTGGTTGCAACGCGCCCGCCCCGACGTGATCGGCTTGGCTGAAATGCGCTCGGGGGCCGCCGGACTGGACGCCTATCTCGCGCGCAACTACCCCTTCGTGCAGAACTGTCAGCGCAAGGGAGAGTGTTCGACACGGCTCTACACGCATATTCCCCCCACCGGGAAACTCGGCCTGGCCCGTGGCGATGCCGAACAGCGCCGGACGTTATCGGGGGCGGGCCTCGTATTTCCGGCGAGCCCGGGCACACGGGCCTGGAGCATCGCGGCCGTCCACTTGTCCCGGCCGACATCGCCCGAGGCGCAAGCCCGTGAACTGCGCGAGTTCGACGCCCGCATGGGCGCGGATGCCGACACGCTCATCCTGGGGGATTTCAACCTCTCGCCGCGCCTGCCGGTCCTCCGGGATTTCGTTGCCCGCAACGGCCTGGCGATCGCCCGGGCAGACCAGCCGACCTGGCCGCTCGAACTCGGGAAGAGGCGCCTTGAAGGACTATGGCAGATCGACCACCTGCTGACGGGTCGCCACTGGCACGTGGAAAGCTTCAAGACCTCGCCCTGGCTCGGCTCCGACCACCGCGGCTTCATCGCACGGGTCTGCCGGGTAAACTGA
- a CDS encoding sulfotransferase family protein, protein MQDTIERRTGIAAEADGHPGKLAPSAGAGDRAAALAQVAAAPGRPNLFVIGASKSGSSALHAYLRQHPDIAMSTEKEPCFFVDPAELAQAWPIMARRACSHEPEAYLALWEGRAQARYRGEGSVYYSQAPARSGVAARIAASVPEARIIYVVREPVSRAIAHYWQRAKEFQERLPIERAMRENPIYRDTSDYALQLAEYRAHFAPEQIHVFAAEELRRDRHRVLDECFAWLGLPGVDYAKADLADRHRSPPTSRRERFPFVRALRDSALWAGMRGHLPDSLVGKLRSAATVSFDKQDVDEAAARAYLAEYLAPRRAAFEAMIGRPMDAW, encoded by the coding sequence ATGCAGGACACGATCGAACGCCGCACAGGCATTGCCGCCGAAGCGGATGGACACCCGGGGAAGCTGGCCCCGTCTGCGGGGGCAGGGGATCGCGCGGCGGCGCTGGCGCAGGTGGCGGCGGCCCCCGGGCGGCCCAACCTGTTCGTGATCGGTGCGTCGAAGTCGGGCTCCAGCGCGCTCCACGCCTACTTGCGCCAGCACCCCGATATCGCGATGAGCACCGAGAAGGAGCCCTGCTTCTTCGTCGATCCGGCCGAACTGGCCCAGGCATGGCCGATCATGGCGCGCCGCGCCTGCTCGCATGAGCCTGAGGCCTATCTCGCGTTGTGGGAGGGGCGCGCCCAGGCCCGCTACCGCGGCGAGGGCAGCGTCTACTATTCGCAGGCTCCGGCGCGCAGCGGCGTGGCGGCGCGGATCGCGGCGAGCGTGCCCGAGGCGCGCATCATCTACGTCGTGCGCGAACCGGTCTCGCGCGCTATCGCGCACTACTGGCAGCGGGCCAAGGAATTCCAGGAGCGCCTGCCGATCGAACGGGCCATGCGGGAGAACCCGATCTACCGCGACACCTCCGACTATGCCCTGCAACTGGCCGAATACCGGGCCCATTTCGCGCCCGAGCAGATCCACGTCTTTGCGGCCGAGGAGCTGCGCCGGGACCGGCACCGCGTGCTGGACGAATGCTTTGCCTGGCTCGGCCTTCCCGGCGTGGACTACGCCAAGGCGGACCTCGCCGATCGGCACCGCTCGCCGCCCACCAGCCGGCGCGAGCGTTTTCCCTTCGTCCGGGCCTTGCGCGATTCCGCGCTCTGGGCCGGGATGCGCGGGCACCTGCCGGACAGCCTGGTCGGAAAATTGCGTTCGGCAGCAACGGTTTCCTTCGACAAGCAGGACGTCGATGAAGCGGCGGCGCGCGCCTACCTTGCCGAGTATCTCGCGCCGCGCCGGGCCGCCTTCGAGGCGATGATCGGCCGGCCGATGGACGCCTGGTAG
- a CDS encoding sulfotransferase, which yields MHEDAGLILPRGEDGQELEDAHEGRGGLVRDGAGRIGCAPRTSLRDAGKRGLGWLVGRALPHGRYDRCLFVLAHMRCGSTALSNIVCSRPDFSGYGESHVTHDGLDAPGRLAVNCARRKGWDARAPWQFDKILHSRLDAAAPPAFFSARAIFLVREPFASVRSIVDLFARLGRDEYRTHEEAASYYIGRLAALAEMWPRFEAARRIGLTHEALLRDPDAVLAAISTRLGITPPLVNAYRSKAASRRGGGGDPLVSGRHSRIEPGLPGRPVDPSDLDLSPATCVQLQESYAALAALFGRDAAQERRGRSELPQSEP from the coding sequence ATGCACGAGGACGCGGGACTGATCTTGCCGAGAGGAGAGGACGGCCAGGAGCTGGAGGACGCGCACGAAGGGAGGGGCGGGCTGGTGAGGGACGGGGCGGGCCGCATCGGTTGCGCTCCCCGCACATCCCTGCGCGATGCGGGGAAGCGCGGGTTGGGCTGGCTGGTCGGGCGCGCGCTTCCGCATGGCCGCTACGACAGGTGCCTTTTCGTGCTGGCGCACATGCGCTGCGGGTCGACCGCGCTCTCCAACATCGTGTGTTCGCGGCCGGATTTTTCCGGCTACGGAGAGAGCCATGTCACGCATGACGGGCTCGATGCTCCCGGGCGGCTCGCGGTCAACTGCGCACGGCGAAAGGGGTGGGATGCACGGGCGCCCTGGCAGTTCGACAAGATCCTCCATTCCCGTCTCGATGCCGCCGCGCCCCCCGCCTTCTTCTCGGCGCGGGCGATTTTCCTCGTGCGCGAGCCGTTCGCCTCGGTCCGCTCGATAGTCGATCTCTTCGCGCGGCTGGGACGGGACGAATACCGCACCCACGAGGAAGCCGCGTCCTACTATATCGGGCGCCTCGCCGCGCTGGCCGAGATGTGGCCACGCTTCGAGGCTGCACGTCGGATCGGCCTCACCCACGAGGCGCTTCTGCGCGACCCCGATGCCGTCCTCGCCGCAATATCCACGCGGCTGGGCATCACCCCGCCGCTGGTCAATGCCTATCGCAGCAAGGCGGCGTCACGCCGGGGCGGCGGGGGGGACCCGCTGGTCAGCGGCCGCCATTCCCGGATCGAGCCGGGCCTGCCCGGGCGGCCGGTGGATCCCTCCGATCTCGATCTGTCGCCGGCGACCTGCGTGCAGCTGCAGGAAAGCTATGCGGCGCTGGCCGCGCTCTTCGGACGGGACGCGGCGCAGGAGCGCCGGGGACGGAGTGAATTGCCCCAAAGTGAACCTTGA
- a CDS encoding glycosyltransferase family 2 protein — translation MTGPKGLCAQRNTALDQLGRDYDVIVFYDDDFIPAPDSMARIREFFASHPDVAGATGHVIADGINSPGIDFAKAQQLLQSHGDAHERAPNCIVTDLAGLYGCNMAYRTAAIGTQRFDERLKLYAWQEDIDFAASLRPRGRIVKTFAFCGVHQGVKHGRTPGVRLGYSQVINPCYLVHKGTMPLGFALRLVLGNLMANHVKILRPEPWVDRRGRAWGNWIGLFDLVRGRLTPERIETL, via the coding sequence GTGACGGGCCCCAAGGGCCTGTGTGCGCAGCGCAATACCGCGCTGGACCAGTTGGGCAGGGACTACGACGTCATCGTGTTCTACGATGACGACTTCATCCCCGCGCCGGACAGCATGGCTCGCATCCGAGAGTTCTTTGCCTCCCATCCCGACGTTGCGGGCGCGACCGGGCACGTGATCGCCGATGGGATCAACAGCCCCGGGATCGACTTCGCCAAGGCCCAGCAGCTGCTGCAGTCCCACGGCGATGCACACGAGCGCGCGCCCAACTGCATCGTCACCGATCTCGCAGGCCTCTACGGATGCAACATGGCCTACCGCACCGCCGCCATCGGCACCCAGCGCTTCGACGAACGGCTCAAGCTCTATGCGTGGCAGGAGGATATCGACTTTGCCGCCTCCCTTCGCCCGCGCGGCCGCATCGTGAAGACCTTTGCCTTCTGCGGCGTGCACCAGGGGGTCAAGCATGGCCGAACACCCGGGGTGCGGCTGGGGTATTCGCAGGTCATCAACCCCTGCTACCTGGTGCACAAGGGAACGATGCCGCTTGGCTTCGCCTTGCGCCTGGTACTGGGTAACCTCATGGCGAACCACGTGAAGATCCTGAGGCCCGAACCCTGGGTGGACCGGCGCGGCCGAGCCTGGGGCAACTGGATTGGCCTGTTCGACCTCGTCCGCGGGCGCCTGACCCCGGAAAGGATCGAAACCCTTTGA